Proteins found in one Zea mays cultivar B73 chromosome 1, Zm-B73-REFERENCE-NAM-5.0, whole genome shotgun sequence genomic segment:
- the LOC100286119 gene encoding uncharacterized protein LOC100286119, whose protein sequence is MPGGKRRRARNPTAGGPQRSAGAGRRRPVPELPSFVSPASVAAAFSPASGGRSRGRCARRCGAYSDGESSHAVPFSYPSLRSCSAYPERDQAQALEVTIDTAPCADPAASVPMYSYGPAVLGETGLVLSADEEEACDRGLHLGLGFRDGGHDEMELKLKELTEEDVSFKTPKRKQEQRAKANPGFLLIGGVRIYTEDISSSESDRMSSSDVDLEPNSGDGERFENDDGDSDEEDRQGEERDSISDSESLGSESDEDLSTGDSSSVDNEVVADYMEGIGGSDELLSSKWITSMNLGDADTIEQMYTNDNDGFVKKGKEKLEGYALMTASEQYGMKRRNSLEQRKGKGMVCDRDLSSMQVMDQEDMFMVNNVWMPNRSRKGMKTGSSSSQLSQSWPKDDRKSKNYQSRPGEKKQHRKELIAKKRQQRALSRGVDLGQINSKLRKMVVDQVDMLCFHPMHSRDCSQVQRLASIYQLKSGCQGSGKKRFVTVTLTGHSSLPSADGQVRLEKLLGTESENSVSSSKGPARLKGHSAPGKCVKHWESSGNKSTKKQVSFAERPVSFVKCGTIVDSLTEAIAGPSGGDTSCVKPVESNSTHLGSFEVHTKGFGSKMMAKMGFIEGTGLGKDGQGIVQPIQAVHRPKSLGLGVEFDSVAEAIKARAEPIKLISELRRNVWAPETSGVGSFEKHTKGFGSKMMVNMGFVPGSGLGKDGQGIATPLTGVRRPKSRGLGAEDKY, encoded by the exons ATGCCCGGCGGCAAGCGCCGCCGCGCACGCAACCCCACCGCCGGCGGGCCTCAGCGTAGCGCCGGCGCAGGTCGTCGTCGTCCCGTCCCCGAGCTCCCGTCTTTTGTCTCCCCCGCTTCTGTCGCCGCCGCCTTCTCCCCCGCCTCGGGCGGCCGCAGCCGCGGGCGGTGCGCCCGGCGTTGCGGCGCCTACTCCGATGGCGAGTCCTCCCACGCCGTCCCCTTTAGCTATCCTTCCCTCCGCTCCTGCTCCGCTTATCCGGAGCGTGATCAGGCGCAGGCACTGGAGGTGACCATCGACACCGCACCCTGCGCCGACCCAGCCGCTTCCGTCCCGATGTACTCGTACGGCCCCGCCGTGCTCGGTGAGACCGGGCTTGTGCTGAGTGCGGACGAGGAGGAGGCCTGTGATAGAGGGCTGCATCTCGGGTTAGGATTCCGGGATGGAGGACACGATGAGATGGAGCTCAAATTGAAAGAGCTGACAGAGGAAGATGTCTCCTTCAAGACGCCCAAGCGGAAGCAGGAGCAGAGGGCGAAGGCCAACCCAGGATTTTTGTTGATTGGGGGAGTCAGGATTTACACGGAGGACATCTCATCATCAGAATCGGATCGGATGAGCAGCTCTGATGTGGATTTAGAGCCCAACTCAGGTGATGGGGAGAGATTTGAGAATGATGATGGTGACAGTGACGAGGAAGATAGGCAAGGCGAGGAGAGAGATTCAATATCTGATAGCGAGTCATTAGGATCGGAATCAGATGAAGATTTGAGCACCGGGGATTCTTCTTCAGTTGACAATGAGGTTGTTGCTGATTACATGGAGGGTATTGGTGGGAGTGACGAGCTGTTGAGCAGTAAGTGGATCACTAGTATGAATTTGGGTGATGCAGATACTATAGAGCAGATGTATACAAATGACAATGATGGGTTTGTgaagaaggggaaggaaaagcttgagggttatgcactaatgactgcatCCGAGCAGTATGGGATGAAGAGGCGGAACTCCCTTGAGCAGCGGAAGGGAAAAGGAATGGTTTGTGACAGGGATTTGTCAAGCATGCAAGTGATGGACCAGGAAGATATGTTCATGGTGAACAATGTCTGGATGCCAAACAGGTCAAGAAAGGGGATGAAGACAGGATCATCATCCTCTCAGCTCTCACAGTCGTGGCCTAAAGATGATAGGAAAAGCAAAAACTATCAGAGCAGGCCAG GTGAAAAGAAGCAGCATAGGAAGGAACTCATTGCAAAGAAGCGTCAACAACGAGCTCTAAGCAGAGGAGTTGACTTAGGGCAAATTAATAGT AAATTGAGGAAAATGGTTGTGGATCAGGTTGACATGTTATGTTTTCATCCAATGCACTCTCGAGACTGTTCTCAG GTACAACGCCTTGCATCTATTTATCAATTGAAGAGCGGGTGTCAAGGTTCTGGCAAGAAGAG ATTTGTAACTGTGACATTGACTGGGCACTCTTCCTTGCCATCTGCAGATGGCCAAGTTCGACTTGAAAAG CTTTTGGGGACTGAATCTGAGAACTCTGTCTCGAGCTCTAAAGGCCCAGCACGACTGAAGGGCCATTCTGCTCCAGGAAAGTGTGTAAAACACTGGGAATCCAGTGGAAATAAATCTACCAAGAAACAGGTCTCCTTCGCAGAGCGTCCAGTATCTTTTGTCAAGTGTGGAACCATTGTGGACTCCCTTACTGAGGCAATAGCTGGCCCAAGTGGTGGTGATACCTCGTGTGTTAAACCTGTTGAAAGTAACTCCACCCATCTAGGCTCCTTTGAGGTGCACACCAAGGGCTTTGGTTCAAAGATGATGGCCAAAATGGGATTCATCGAGGGCACTGGCCTTGGTAAAGATGGCCAAGGTATAGTGCAGCCGATACAAGCCGTGCATCGTCCCAAATCTCTTGGACTAGGTGTAGAATTTGACAGTGTGGCTGAGGCGATCAAAGCAAGGGCAGAACCCATCAAATTAATTTCAGAGCTGAGGCGGAATGTGTGGGCACCAGAGACGAGTGGCGTTGGCTCCTTTGAGAAACACACCAAGGGTTTTGGCTCCAAAATGATGGTGAATATGGGGTTTGTCCCAGGGTCCGGACTGGGGAAGGATGGCCAGGGCATTGCCACCCCCTTGACCGGAGTAAGGCGACCGAAATCACGGGGACTGGGAGCCGAGGACAAATATTAG